The DNA region TATCTCTATGAAATTCCAGCCGGGACCTTGGAGACCGGAGAATCGCCCCTTGACTGCGCGGCCCGGGAAATCGAGGAGGAGACCGGATTTTGCGTTTCCTCGTGGAAAAAGCTGGGTAAAATGATTCCTGTTCCCGGGTATTCGGATGAAGTGATTCACATCTTTTATGGTACAGGGTTGACGCCCTCCAGCCAAAATCTGGATCAGGACGAAATTTTGGAAGTGGAAGCCGTTCCATGGAAAAAGGTCATGACTATGGCCGGAGACGGAACCATTTGGGACGCCAAAACCTTGTGCGCGCTTTTTTGGCTTGACCGGGAGCTCTCCCGTTGAAAATCTTTACATTTCCGGCTTAACCGTTTATGCTGGAAAGGTTTCTACAACCCCAAACGCGGCCTTCAGGTGTTCATATGATTCTAGGACTTGACGTTGGCGGAACCCAGACCGACGCCGTTGTGTTGGAAGACGGCCATGTCCGGGCTCACACAAAAACGGTTAATCGCCCGGAACTTCTCGAAACATTAGGACAATCCCTCGACAAAACCCTGGCTGGAATAGAACCGGATAAAATTCAACGCATGGTGTTTTCCACCACCATGGCCACCAACGCCGTGGTGATGGACAACATGGACCCGGCGGGCATGATCGTTTCGGCGGGACCGGGCATGAATCCGGAATGGTTCAGCGTCGGCCCCTCCTATCATGTGGTGGAAGGGTGCATGGACCACCGGGGAACCGAGGTGATGGCCCTGGATAAAAGCCAGGTTAAAGAAGCCATCCGGGAAATGGAAAAGGCGGGCGTAAACGCCTGCGGCATCGTGTGCAAGTTTTCGGTCCGCAACCCCCATCAGGAATTGCAGTTGGAGGAATGGCTGGGCGATCAATTCGGGTACAAAGCGCTCGGCCATCGCTTCTCCGGCAGCCTAAACTTTCCCAGGCGCATAGCAACCGCCTATTTAAACGCGGCCTTGCACAAACTGCATACAAAATTCATTTCCTCCCTGGAAACCACGCTCACGGAAAGAGGACTGAACGCCCCCCGGTACTTGATGAAACCGGACGGCGGAACAATCCGTTTGGATAAGAGCTGCGAGTTTCCCGCCCAGACCGCCCAGTCCGGTCCGGCAGCCAGCGTCATGGGCGCTCTGGCTTTGGACGGGTGCAAAGGCGTGACTCTGGTCCTGGACATCGGCGGAACCACCACGGATATGGCCCTTGTTTTGGACGGCCTGCCTTTGTGGGTGCCGAACGGCATTCGCATCGGCGAACACAGGACTTCCATCCGCTCCCTGCTGACCCGTTCCGTGGGCTTTGGCGGAGACTCGGAAGTCAAGGTGGATGACGGCAAAAAGCTGTCCATCGGTCCTATACGCCGGGGCGAGGCCATGGCTTTCGGCGGCCCCATGCCCACTCCTACGGACGCCATGATTACCCTGGGACTTATGGAGGAAGGGGATAAGGATCTGGCCCGAAAGGCCATGGAGGACATCGGCGCCCAGCTATCTCTGGACGCAGAAAAAGCAGCCAAAATAATCCTGGAGGAAACCACCAAGGGCATGACCAAGGCGGTCATCGACTTTGTTAAAAGAATCAACTCCAGGCCCGTATACACCATTCATGAAGTCATTGAAGGCATCAAAATTGATCCCGACCGCATTGTGGTGCTTGGCGCTCCCGCGCCTATTGTCGCGCCCATGCTGGAAAAAGCCTTTAACATCCCTTGCGTCGTGCCGCCCCATTACCAGGTGGCCAACGCCGTGGGCGCCGCCGCAGCCAAGGTTACGGCGGAAATTTCGCTCCAGGCGGACACCCAGCGTGGATCCATGGTGATTCCCGAAGTGGGATTGGAAAGCGCCATTGCCAGGGATTTTACCATGGCGGCGGCCATGGAGCAGGCCAAGGAGGCGTTATTCTCCAGAGGACTGGCCGTGGGCGCGGACCCCGGCGACCAGGAGTTCGCCGTTATAGAAAAAGAAGAGTTCAATATGATCCGGGGCGGGTACAGGGTTGGAAAAAACATCCGCCTGAAATTAGCGCTGGTTCCGGGTTTAATTCCTGACTGTAACTGCGGGGGGCAGCAATTATGATTAGGGCGAAACGAAAAACCGGGCTTGTTTTTTTTCCCGCTTTTGACTGGGCCATCAGCCCCACCCACCCGGAAAGGGAGGAAAGGCTTTTATACACCCAGGACCAGGTCATGGAAGAGGGCCTGCTGGACGTGCCGGGCATCCGCGAATACCGGGTGCGGCCGGCTAAATACAGCGACCTGCAACGGGTGCATTTTTGCGTGCCGGACGAACCGTCCATGGCAACGGAAAGCCATTTGATTTCCGCCGGCGGCTGTCTGGTGGCTGCGGACGCGGTCATGAAAAAGGAAGTGGAGAGCGCCTTCGCCCTGGTTCGGCCTCCCGGGCATCACGCCATGAAAGTGGTTCACGGCAACCGGGGATTTTGCAACATCAACATCGAAGCGGTTATGGTGGAGTATATCCGGGACGTCTACGGCGTGAAAAAAATCGCCATTGTGGATACGGACTGCCACCACGGAGACGGCACCCAGGACGTTTACTGGCACGATCCAAACGTTCTGTTCATCTCCATGCACCAGGACGGCAGGACCTTGTATCCCGGGTCCGGCTTCGCCGAGGAAAACGGCGGCGCCAACGCCAGGGGTACGACCATCAACATTCCCCTGCCTCCCAGAACCGGCGAAAAAGGCTTTTTATACGCCCTGGAAGAACTGGTCATGCCCCTGCTTGAAAAATTCGAGCCGGAGCTTGTCATCAACTCGGCCGGCCAGGACAACCATTTTGACGACCCCATCACCCACATGAACTTCTCCGCCAAGGGATATGCGGAATTGAACGCTCGCCTTAAGCCGGACCTTGCGGTTCTGGAAGGCGGCTACTCCGTGGAAAAGGCCCTGCCCTACGTGAATGTGGGCATTATCATGGCCATGGCCGGCATGGACACATCCACGGTCAAGGAGCCCGGGTACGACAAGCATTACGCGCCCCAGGCCCCGGACATTACGGATTACATCACCAACCTCATGGGAACCTTAAAAGATCAGTTTCTGATCAATCCCCCGGCGCCGCATCCGGCAAAAAATGGGGAGATTATCACGACTTCCAAAAGAATCTTTTACGATACGGATATGATCAACGAGAACCAGGACGAACGCCTGGTCCGTTGCCGGGATTGCGCAGGGGCATTGGCCATAGACTCCCATTCCAGCAAGGGGAACAAAATGATGGGCGTCCACATTCCCAAAGACGCCTGCCCCATGTGCCAAAAGATGGCCGAAAAATGGGTGAACGAAGCCCTGGACAACAAAAAGTTCCACCACATCTTTTTGCAGGACCGCACCAAATGCACGTACGAGGTGCTTCGTTAAGGGCCAACTGAAATCTTGAAATAATACTTATGATGGGATCTCAATGCAGGACGATACAGTCAACTTGAGATCCCATTTTTTTAGAGCAATTGGGTAAGCGGAGACGTTGATCAGCGATAGGATAGAATCGGCCAGTCCATTTGATCGGCCTTTTTCCTGAGCGGATCGGTGGGCTCCACCGCAAACGCGTTGCCCACCATGGAAAGGAGCGGGATGTCGGCCTGATGGTTTCCATAGGCAAAGGACCTGGCGAGGTCAATGTTTTCGGACTCCGCAAGGGCTCTCGCTTTTTTGACCTTTTCCTCTTCAATGCACAAAGGCCCCCGGGTTCGCCCGGTCAGCATACCGTCCGGGCCGGTTTCCAGGTCGCTGCATAAAAGGTGGTCAAACCCCAGGTCGGCCCGCACAGGCTCCAGGGTGTACCGGAGGGAGCCTGAAATCAGGACCGTGACATGGCCTTGCTTCTTATGCTCAAGGAATCTTTCCAGGATATTTTTGGCAAGTTGGGGGCGGATCATGTCCTCGTAAAATTCGCAGATTCCATCCACAAAAGGATCCAAAGGCTTGCCTCTGTAGAAGCTCAAAAGAATGCGCGCCATGGCCGTCTCGGACAGCAAATGCCTTTTATAAAGCAGACTGGAGCCCCAGACTTTCAGGATGTACGGCAGGGGCGCCAGCCCCGTCTCCCACAAAAACTTGATGCCCTGCTTTGCGGAATCGGTCTCCAGCAGCGTGCCGTCAAAATCAAAAAAGGCTCCAATGCGTTCGGTCATGGCAATCTCCTGTGTCGTCGAAGAATATGCACGAATCCCGAACAAATAGCAAGGACGGCATGGGACGAAGCGCCCCCTTAGGGAAAGGCGGTTCGCTGCACGGCCTGGGAAATCATGCTCAGGCTGGAGCTGGAAAGCATGTGCACGGGCTTTTTGTGCTTTTTGCCCAGATTTTTTACCATGGTGCAGGCGCCATGGCTGTTGCAGTTCACCGGACACAGCACCACGTCAGCCCTCCGAAGGCGATTTTCCAGATCCCGCACACCGCCCTTGATATAGCCGTCGTGATACTCGAAAATGCCGCCGTTTTTCTCCACGACTTGCCGGTACAAGGCTTCCATCTTTGTTATGCCGCCAACCAGCAATATGCGCTTGCGGCATAAGTTGAACGACGGGCACGAGTCATCGCAACGATTCATCTGCATGAAGTCGTTGATCATCTTTCGGGCCTGCACCTTAAATTGCTCTTTGCCTTCTTCCCTGGCTGATAGCTCCTTTTGCAATTCCTCGCTCTGCGCTTCAAGGGAAGCCAGACGGGCGTCCTTTTGCGCCAGCTCTTTTTCAAGGCGTGACAGCCGATGCAACAATGCCGCGTTTTCCTCTTCCAAAAGGACGGCGCGTTCAACCTGTCCTTTCTCAGGGATAAAGGCGTCCTCCTCATTGACGGAGCTGATTTTGGACTCCAAGGCCGCGCATTTTTGAGCAAAATCAGAGTTTTCCTTGCTCAAGGCTTTGCTCTTCTTAACCTCGTCCCGGTGTAATTTCCTGACTCCGGCAAGCTGCTCCTCCACGGCTGACAGGCGCTTGGCCAACTGGGCCGCGTTTTGAGCGGTCTGATGCATGTCCATGTGAACCGCGCCGAAAATGTGCGCCATGTTTTTGGCGGATAAAACCTGGCGCTCGGCCGCCGCCCAAAGAACCGCCTCGTAGCTGCCGGTCCGGAAGGCGCTTTCCCAGTGATCCATGAACGCCTTTTCGTCAAGATCCCGCAACGGGGCGGCTTCTTTCAGGAATTTCTTGTTCAGCAAGTTCTCAACCTTCCGGGAGAGCCGGTTTTGGTTTTCACAGGAGCCAATCAATATCTCATGGATCTCGTAAAGCGTTTTGCCTTTGGGCGTTATGCCGGACTTTTTTAAAAGCTGCTTCTGCTCAGGAACAGTCAGGCACATGCCCATGAGAGGACATCGAAAAATCTTGTCCGTCTCCCACAGCCGCCGAGGCTCCCGGGAAACCGAGGAAAGATCGATTTCTTCGGCGGAACCGGTCCGATGTTCAAAGTCCGTGATGTGCGCGTTTAACATGGGGCTTTCTCCTTTCTCGCTCCGACGCCGAGTTAGAATATTCTAACTTAAATCCCCTAAAAAATCCGCCTTATTTTTGCGCTAAAGGCGGAATTTGGCCTTCCTATTTTGCCTTAATCGGAATCCCTATCGTTCTACCTATTTTTCTTTTTGCATCGCCTAATAATTAGAATGGGAAACCTAAGTTAGATATATCTATATACCAGGAGACCGGAAACTGTCAAGCCGAATTTTCAGGCCATAGTCAAAACAGGCGGCTGTTCTTTCAAGCCGCCTGTTTTTAAGCAAAAAATCTACATGACCAAACGGGAGGTGGGGACGGACAGCGCATCCTCGCCGTAATGGGCGATGGCTGCGTTGAGGTGGTCTATCATTTTTTCCCGGTCTCTTGGCAGTCTGCCGAACATGGATACGAGGTTGGTGGGGTGGTTGGCCTGGAGAAGAACGTCGTCATGGGCGATGCTTTTGATGAGGGCCTTTTCCTCCTCCAAAACCTCCAGTTCGGTGGGCAAGTTAAAGCTGCCGGAGAGGATGTCCTGATACAGGGGGACGGTCTTAAAAACCCCCATGGTTCCCAGCCAGATGAGGCTGGGTTTTACCTGGTTGAGCAGGTCCGCTGTTTTTTCCGCGTTTTTGGCGCCGTTTCCGGCCCCTGCGGCGCCCAGCATGAGGCTGGTTGCATACTGGATGCCGGCGTTGGTCAGACGATTGAGGTGGTGCACGGCGTCTTTGACCGTGTGCCCCTTTTTAAGATGCTCCAGGACGGAATCCATGCCGGACTCCACGCCCACGTGGAAATCGTTGATTTTTAGTTTTCGAAGCTCCGCCAGTTCC from Desulfatibacillum aliphaticivorans DSM 15576 includes:
- a CDS encoding NUDIX hydrolase, producing MKDSKTIHQGRIFTLNHDQVTLPNGKETGLDVIRHPGAAAMICLNEKQEVLLLRQFRYAAGGYLYEIPAGTLETGESPLDCAAREIEEETGFCVSSWKKLGKMIPVPGYSDEVIHIFYGTGLTPSSQNLDQDEILEVEAVPWKKVMTMAGDGTIWDAKTLCALFWLDRELSR
- a CDS encoding hydantoinase/oxoprolinase family protein encodes the protein MILGLDVGGTQTDAVVLEDGHVRAHTKTVNRPELLETLGQSLDKTLAGIEPDKIQRMVFSTTMATNAVVMDNMDPAGMIVSAGPGMNPEWFSVGPSYHVVEGCMDHRGTEVMALDKSQVKEAIREMEKAGVNACGIVCKFSVRNPHQELQLEEWLGDQFGYKALGHRFSGSLNFPRRIATAYLNAALHKLHTKFISSLETTLTERGLNAPRYLMKPDGGTIRLDKSCEFPAQTAQSGPAASVMGALALDGCKGVTLVLDIGGTTTDMALVLDGLPLWVPNGIRIGEHRTSIRSLLTRSVGFGGDSEVKVDDGKKLSIGPIRRGEAMAFGGPMPTPTDAMITLGLMEEGDKDLARKAMEDIGAQLSLDAEKAAKIILEETTKGMTKAVIDFVKRINSRPVYTIHEVIEGIKIDPDRIVVLGAPAPIVAPMLEKAFNIPCVVPPHYQVANAVGAAAAKVTAEISLQADTQRGSMVIPEVGLESAIARDFTMAAAMEQAKEALFSRGLAVGADPGDQEFAVIEKEEFNMIRGGYRVGKNIRLKLALVPGLIPDCNCGGQQL
- a CDS encoding histone deacetylase family protein, which codes for MIRAKRKTGLVFFPAFDWAISPTHPEREERLLYTQDQVMEEGLLDVPGIREYRVRPAKYSDLQRVHFCVPDEPSMATESHLISAGGCLVAADAVMKKEVESAFALVRPPGHHAMKVVHGNRGFCNINIEAVMVEYIRDVYGVKKIAIVDTDCHHGDGTQDVYWHDPNVLFISMHQDGRTLYPGSGFAEENGGANARGTTINIPLPPRTGEKGFLYALEELVMPLLEKFEPELVINSAGQDNHFDDPITHMNFSAKGYAELNARLKPDLAVLEGGYSVEKALPYVNVGIIMAMAGMDTSTVKEPGYDKHYAPQAPDITDYITNLMGTLKDQFLINPPAPHPAKNGEIITTSKRIFYDTDMINENQDERLVRCRDCAGALAIDSHSSKGNKMMGVHIPKDACPMCQKMAEKWVNEALDNKKFHHIFLQDRTKCTYEVLR
- a CDS encoding HAD family hydrolase, whose translation is MTERIGAFFDFDGTLLETDSAKQGIKFLWETGLAPLPYILKVWGSSLLYKRHLLSETAMARILLSFYRGKPLDPFVDGICEFYEDMIRPQLAKNILERFLEHKKQGHVTVLISGSLRYTLEPVRADLGFDHLLCSDLETGPDGMLTGRTRGPLCIEEEKVKKARALAESENIDLARSFAYGNHQADIPLLSMVGNAFAVEPTDPLRKKADQMDWPILSYR
- a CDS encoding DUF2325 domain-containing protein — protein: MLNAHITDFEHRTGSAEEIDLSSVSREPRRLWETDKIFRCPLMGMCLTVPEQKQLLKKSGITPKGKTLYEIHEILIGSCENQNRLSRKVENLLNKKFLKEAAPLRDLDEKAFMDHWESAFRTGSYEAVLWAAAERQVLSAKNMAHIFGAVHMDMHQTAQNAAQLAKRLSAVEEQLAGVRKLHRDEVKKSKALSKENSDFAQKCAALESKISSVNEEDAFIPEKGQVERAVLLEEENAALLHRLSRLEKELAQKDARLASLEAQSEELQKELSAREEGKEQFKVQARKMINDFMQMNRCDDSCPSFNLCRKRILLVGGITKMEALYRQVVEKNGGIFEYHDGYIKGGVRDLENRLRRADVVLCPVNCNSHGACTMVKNLGKKHKKPVHMLSSSSLSMISQAVQRTAFP
- a CDS encoding radical SAM protein, translating into MRYEGTTYRPPVECDSMLLQVTVGCSHNECSFCNMYRDVKFRVSSMEEIESDLQEARGIYPKAERVFLVNGDAFVLKADALKAIAEKILEYFPECRNIGMYASIKNIRNKTDAELAELRKLKINDFHVGVESGMDSVLEHLKKGHTVKDAVHHLNRLTNAGIQYATSLMLGAAGAGNGAKNAEKTADLLNQVKPSLIWLGTMGVFKTVPLYQDILSGSFNLPTELEVLEEEKALIKSIAHDDVLLQANHPTNLVSMFGRLPRDREKMIDHLNAAIAHYGEDALSVPTSRLVM